The following are encoded together in the uncultured Sphaerochaeta sp. genome:
- the tmk gene encoding dTMP kinase, producing MPSVLQNFVVFEGLDGAGTTTQMQLLAEYCDQNDRPCRATFEPTDKPIGRLVRSVLRKQIVTTPLALAMLYAADREDHLNNPVNGLMRDLDEEKLVICDRYLYSSLAYQSVDSDFETIQRLNAFPSPQYLFFIDTPVDECLRRIKGRGDQEELFERHEFLEKVKENYERIFETLGKEVTLVRLDGLLPKEEIARNIQEILF from the coding sequence ATGCCTTCAGTATTGCAGAATTTTGTTGTTTTCGAGGGATTGGATGGAGCTGGTACCACTACCCAGATGCAGTTGCTTGCAGAATATTGTGACCAGAATGACCGTCCCTGCCGTGCAACCTTCGAACCTACCGATAAACCAATCGGACGGCTGGTTCGTTCCGTGCTGAGAAAGCAAATTGTTACCACACCTCTAGCACTGGCTATGCTCTATGCAGCTGACCGAGAAGACCATCTTAATAATCCGGTTAATGGTCTTATGCGGGACTTGGATGAGGAAAAACTGGTCATCTGTGACCGCTATTTATACTCTTCCTTGGCATACCAAAGTGTTGACAGTGATTTCGAGACGATACAGAGGCTCAATGCCTTTCCTTCCCCCCAGTATTTATTCTTCATTGATACTCCGGTTGATGAATGCCTGAGAAGGATCAAGGGAAGAGGGGATCAGGAAGAGTTGTTCGAGCGTCATGAGTTTCTCGAAAAGGTAAAAGAAAACTATGAGCGTATTTTTGAAACACTCGGCAAAGAAGTAACGCTGGTGAGACTTGATGGGCTCCTCCCAAAGGAGGAGATTGCAAGAAACATCCAGGAGATTCTCTTCTAG
- the nusA gene encoding transcription termination factor NusA yields MATEIGDAIRSMVAEKSISEELVISTIEDILRAAYKRKFGTDENAVIEFSEDYTSVELASRRQIVDDDEWYNEVTEIPLSEAKEIHEECEIGDELLIPVDLKEFDRISVQSAKQRAHQSFRDIQKDTLYSEFKAKEGQLIIGYYRRQAPTGDIYVDIGSTEGLLPRRNQSSRESYQSNDKIKCYVESVEKAERGVRVILSRTSSELIRKLFEVEVPEIAQNQIDIIKIVREAGYRTKVAVASRNDDIDPVGACVGLKGNRIQTIMSEIEGEKIDILRYDPNPINYIRNALSPAQVKDVVVLDKNIYHAVAIVEDSQLSLAIGKQGLNVRLANKLVDWMIDVKTQAQFDEMDIAKEARSRAESIFLDEQEYYGEELVAQNDEEVLVGQEGEGVPEESFVDEDEIALSELPLDEMLLKKLHFHDVYSVEEFINLSEEDLASFSDLSEEEIIAIKDTINEYVDIVEDEEEAETEYVCPNCGSSITEDMNVCPNCGTGLVFEVE; encoded by the coding sequence ATGGCAACTGAAATTGGTGACGCTATTAGAAGTATGGTAGCGGAAAAGAGTATTTCCGAGGAGCTGGTTATCAGCACCATTGAAGACATACTCCGTGCAGCGTACAAACGTAAATTCGGTACCGATGAGAATGCCGTCATAGAGTTCAGTGAAGATTATACCAGCGTTGAGCTCGCGAGCAGACGCCAGATTGTCGATGATGACGAATGGTACAATGAGGTGACTGAGATTCCACTCAGTGAAGCAAAAGAAATCCACGAGGAGTGTGAGATTGGTGATGAGTTGCTCATTCCCGTCGACCTCAAGGAATTTGACCGTATCAGTGTACAGAGTGCAAAACAACGTGCCCATCAGAGTTTTAGAGATATCCAGAAAGATACACTGTACAGTGAATTCAAGGCAAAAGAAGGTCAGTTGATCATTGGTTATTACAGGAGACAAGCTCCAACCGGTGACATCTATGTCGATATCGGCAGCACTGAAGGTCTTCTTCCCAGGAGAAACCAGTCCAGCAGGGAAAGCTACCAGAGCAATGACAAGATCAAATGCTATGTGGAGAGTGTAGAGAAAGCTGAGCGAGGAGTTCGGGTTATCCTCTCAAGAACAAGTAGTGAATTGATTCGCAAACTTTTCGAGGTGGAAGTACCGGAAATTGCTCAGAATCAGATTGATATCATCAAGATTGTTCGTGAAGCTGGATACCGCACCAAGGTTGCCGTTGCATCACGTAATGACGATATTGACCCTGTCGGGGCCTGTGTTGGGTTGAAGGGAAATCGAATTCAGACTATCATGAGTGAGATAGAGGGTGAGAAGATTGATATTCTTCGCTACGATCCCAACCCAATCAACTATATCCGCAATGCACTCTCCCCAGCGCAGGTGAAAGATGTAGTGGTTCTTGACAAGAATATTTATCATGCAGTTGCCATTGTTGAAGACAGCCAACTCTCATTGGCCATTGGCAAGCAGGGCTTGAATGTCCGTCTGGCAAACAAGTTGGTTGACTGGATGATTGATGTGAAGACCCAGGCTCAGTTTGATGAGATGGATATTGCCAAGGAAGCCCGTTCAAGGGCGGAAAGCATCTTCCTTGATGAGCAAGAGTACTATGGTGAAGAGCTCGTTGCCCAGAATGATGAGGAAGTGCTTGTTGGACAGGAAGGCGAGGGTGTCCCTGAAGAGAGCTTTGTTGATGAGGATGAGATTGCCCTCTCTGAACTTCCTTTGGATGAGATGTTGCTGAAGAAACTCCATTTCCACGATGTGTATAGTGTTGAAGAGTTCATCAATCTCAGCGAAGAGGATCTTGCGAGCTTCAGTGATTTGAGCGAGGAAGAGATTATTGCAATTAAGGATACCATCAATGAGTACGTTGATATCGTTGAAGATGAAGAGGAAGCTGAGACTGAGTACGTCTGTCCCAATTGTGGTTCCTCCATCACAGAGGATATGAATGTGTGCCCAAACTGTGGTACAGGTCTGGTATTTGAGGTAGAGTAA
- a CDS encoding ribosome assembly cofactor RimP → MIQKGIEETPLFREYEPLLSAMGITLVDINEIDRGSSVLVTIVIMAKEEEVNVDHCAKVYRLVYPRMELILGERDLQLEVTTPGLQRTIKDRYEFSLFTGKRVRVYDTSKSAWVSGIIKTCDDHSLTLDEVFIEDEKEMIETMVVELASIQKAKLDYRWEDNSHGN, encoded by the coding sequence ATGATACAGAAAGGAATAGAAGAAACACCTTTGTTTCGTGAATACGAACCTCTGCTGAGTGCAATGGGCATTACATTGGTGGACATCAATGAGATTGACCGCGGAAGCAGTGTCCTGGTTACCATTGTAATCATGGCAAAGGAAGAAGAAGTAAATGTCGACCATTGTGCGAAGGTATACCGATTGGTATATCCACGAATGGAACTGATATTAGGGGAGCGTGATTTACAACTCGAGGTAACCACCCCAGGCCTTCAGCGCACAATTAAGGATAGATATGAGTTCAGCTTGTTTACCGGCAAGCGTGTACGGGTTTATGATACGAGCAAGTCGGCATGGGTAAGTGGCATCATCAAAACATGTGATGACCATTCGCTTACGCTTGACGAGGTATTTATTGAGGATGAAAAAGAGATGATTGAAACAATGGTTGTGGAGTTGGCTTCTATCCAGAAAGCTAAACTCGACTATAGATGGGAGGACAATTCACATGGCAACTGA
- the mutS gene encoding DNA mismatch repair protein MutS, which produces MSAKETLTPMMVQYHQIKEQHQGEVLFFRLGDFYEMFEDDAREVSRLLNLTLTKRNGQPMCGIPYHAAKTYIKRLLEAGKKIAICEQTSLNQEGGKKLATREVVQVITPATVIEDDYLNAEQSSYVLSISFQKQGISVSYADITTGEFSLRTLGKDHHYGSLLAVLEQVRPRELLVNEDDYFLYQDYQDLLASQQAMVSKLPPWRFSIADGYSLLCNHIGSTSLKAFSLEEKDHRLSSAGALLWYLKETAKTSLNQIDSYAVVEETQFLHIDEASRKSLELVSNTNDGSERFSLFSAINATLTSMGTRQLKNWITQALTDIDQILFRQRWVEMLFLDRDELGRVRSILKQVLDIQRLTSRIAMNRQVPRDLTGIGQTISAFFQLVDQRYQDLLPNKLNETQLTMLLQLASEIQEAINDQWQGPFEEGKVIRKGYDAQLDTLRNTKSGGKELLDSYLRQLKEKTGIPTIKLSSNKILGHYIEVTKTHASKVPSTFYRKQTLVNAERFTSDKLIKLEQQILESAALAEEREKEVYETLVSKTRDLQQILLSISGFLSDLDCLQSFASTAITHQYTKPIFTDEDGLILEGARHPVVEQHLSPGGFVANDLTIRSNGKRFCLITGPNMAGKSTFLRQSALLVLLAQIGSFVPATKAKLGLVDRLYCRVGASDNLARGESTFLVEMQEAAHILRTATRHSLVIVDELGRGTSTQDGMSIAYAMMQKLLYMDCKTLFATHYHELARIDTSAIQLLTLQVSEMSGEVKFLRRVIEGIANSSYGLNVARMAGVGRDVIRQARQFQKQHFTEYDLAAMQPDLFSAAAEQEDLSYSELDANEREVIDALESFSIDQSSPLDALLLLKDLQEKLQAR; this is translated from the coding sequence ATGAGTGCGAAAGAGACTTTGACACCCATGATGGTCCAGTACCATCAGATCAAAGAACAACACCAAGGGGAAGTACTGTTCTTCCGCCTTGGTGATTTCTATGAGATGTTTGAGGATGATGCCAGGGAAGTTTCCCGCCTCCTCAACCTAACTCTCACCAAGCGCAATGGTCAACCGATGTGCGGCATTCCTTATCATGCGGCAAAAACCTATATCAAGCGATTACTGGAAGCAGGAAAGAAGATTGCTATCTGTGAACAGACCAGCCTCAACCAGGAAGGCGGGAAAAAGCTGGCAACCCGTGAAGTGGTACAGGTCATCACACCTGCAACGGTCATTGAAGATGACTACCTTAATGCAGAACAATCCAGTTATGTCTTGAGCATCTCATTCCAGAAACAGGGAATTTCTGTCAGTTATGCAGACATCACCACTGGTGAGTTCTCGTTGAGGACGCTAGGAAAAGATCATCACTATGGTTCACTGCTAGCTGTATTGGAACAGGTCCGGCCCAGAGAACTCTTGGTAAATGAGGATGATTATTTCCTTTATCAAGACTACCAGGATTTGCTAGCCTCTCAGCAAGCAATGGTCAGCAAGCTTCCGCCTTGGAGATTTTCCATTGCTGATGGATACAGTTTGCTCTGCAACCATATAGGAAGTACAAGCCTGAAAGCCTTTTCCCTGGAAGAAAAGGACCATCGCCTTTCCAGTGCTGGGGCTCTGCTCTGGTATTTGAAAGAGACAGCAAAGACAAGCTTGAACCAGATTGACTCTTATGCAGTGGTTGAAGAGACACAATTTCTCCATATCGATGAGGCAAGCCGTAAGAGTCTTGAGCTGGTAAGCAATACCAACGATGGAAGTGAGAGATTTTCACTTTTCTCGGCGATCAATGCCACGCTCACCAGCATGGGTACCCGCCAGCTGAAAAACTGGATCACACAAGCCTTGACAGATATCGACCAAATTCTCTTTCGCCAAAGATGGGTTGAGATGCTTTTCCTTGACCGTGATGAACTGGGCAGGGTCAGGTCAATTCTGAAACAAGTATTGGATATCCAGCGCCTGACTTCCCGCATTGCCATGAATAGGCAGGTTCCCAGGGATCTGACGGGGATTGGACAGACCATATCAGCCTTTTTCCAATTGGTTGATCAACGATACCAGGACCTTCTTCCCAACAAGCTGAATGAAACGCAGCTTACAATGTTGCTCCAGCTTGCAAGTGAAATTCAGGAAGCCATCAATGACCAGTGGCAAGGACCATTTGAGGAAGGAAAGGTGATCCGCAAAGGGTATGACGCACAACTGGATACGTTGAGAAATACTAAATCAGGCGGTAAGGAGCTTTTGGACTCCTATCTCAGGCAACTGAAGGAAAAAACGGGGATTCCTACAATAAAGCTCTCTTCCAACAAGATTCTTGGACACTATATTGAGGTTACCAAAACCCATGCCTCAAAGGTTCCCTCCACCTTCTACCGTAAACAAACATTGGTGAACGCTGAACGCTTCACCAGTGATAAATTGATAAAACTGGAACAACAAATCCTTGAGAGTGCCGCCTTGGCTGAAGAGAGAGAGAAGGAAGTCTACGAGACTCTGGTATCCAAGACCAGAGACTTACAACAAATCCTACTCTCAATCAGTGGATTCCTCAGTGACCTGGATTGTCTGCAGAGTTTTGCTAGTACGGCAATCACTCACCAGTATACAAAACCCATATTCACTGACGAGGATGGACTTATCCTGGAAGGGGCAAGACATCCAGTGGTTGAACAACATCTCTCCCCTGGTGGTTTTGTTGCCAATGACCTGACGATCAGAAGCAACGGCAAACGGTTCTGTTTGATCACAGGACCGAATATGGCAGGTAAGTCAACATTTCTCAGGCAGAGTGCTTTGTTGGTTCTCCTTGCACAAATCGGCAGTTTTGTCCCTGCAACGAAAGCTAAGCTTGGCCTCGTCGATCGTCTCTACTGCAGGGTAGGGGCGAGTGATAATCTCGCACGTGGAGAGTCCACCTTCCTTGTCGAGATGCAGGAAGCAGCCCATATTCTCAGAACTGCAACAAGACATTCTCTTGTAATTGTAGATGAACTGGGCAGGGGTACCAGCACCCAAGATGGAATGTCGATTGCCTATGCCATGATGCAGAAACTTTTATACATGGATTGCAAGACACTGTTTGCAACCCATTACCATGAGCTTGCCCGAATTGATACCAGCGCCATCCAACTTTTGACGTTGCAGGTAAGCGAGATGAGTGGGGAAGTAAAGTTCCTGAGGAGAGTCATTGAGGGAATTGCAAACAGTTCCTATGGGTTGAACGTTGCAAGAATGGCAGGGGTTGGCCGTGATGTAATCCGCCAAGCCCGTCAATTCCAGAAACAACATTTTACTGAGTATGACCTAGCTGCCATGCAACCTGATCTGTTCAGTGCTGCTGCTGAACAGGAAGACCTTTCTTATAGTGAACTTGATGCGAATGAAAGAGAAGTCATCGATGCATTGGAGTCATTCAGCATTGACCAGTCATCTCCCTTGGATGCACTCCTGCTATTGAAGGATTTACAGGAGAAATTGCAAGCAAGGTAA
- the infB gene encoding translation initiation factor IF-2, whose product MSEENNKPKATLIKHVVNPTEHNKEQKSPAKEPESKPKAPAEKRRVVVVKKKVVVVKPQARKEAEKPEKEKQEGKKASKDEGSKEASEKKKTASDGRTSSVVRKAHRHSGSENLSASPLHNGPVVIRPTNLPPVPNQGLTVKDHKELQDKNPGGISSKESPVPSSGPRVAGMVGGRPAPGTRPQYRPNNNRGGYQGQDNRGPARPAGAGGYQGHDNRGPARPAGTGGYQGQDNRGPARPGGYRPNTNGPARGGAPFQRSGGGGFRGPGGPRPPFGGPQGGGGNRPPMQDMAPVNQRTNKKSFKKKNNATYKKRNAEEEKEFQIQRRKQQAAAKLAAVPKSIDMMEVITVSDLAKKMNLKAGEIIAKLLKMGMMVTINQQIDHETAEIICSEYNCQVNLVSLYDETLIVSEPDKDEDLIDRAPIVTVMGHVDHGKTKLLDAIRSTKVAEGEYGGITQHIGAYKVDLPGKGEVVFLDTPGHAAFSMMRARGAQVTDIVILVVAANDGVMPQTREAIDHARAANVPIIVAINKCDLPEAKPERVMQQLSDLGLMPEAWGGQTLYCEISALKKIGIDELLDTILLEAEMLELKVNANCRAEGKIIESRIDQGRGIVASILIERGTLRQGDHYVAGIYPGRVRAMFDDKGNKIDEAGPSTPVEIIGLSDIPGAGDPFQVTEDERQARQVGNKRQELERIGDSRNVKKVTLDNLYTKIKEGTIQEFNVIIKGDVQGSVEALQGALQKLSNDEIHLNVIRASAGAIIESDVTLASASEALVIGFNVRPTPRAQVLADQEKIEIRKYNIIYDVVDDIRSAMEGMLSPEVREVEIGTVEVRDTFKVPRIGTIAGCMVTSGKVKRNAYARVFREDIQLTSDKVKISSLKRFKDDAREVAEGFECGIGLENFNDLHVGDILEIIETEEIARKLVTKSE is encoded by the coding sequence ATGTCGGAAGAGAATAACAAGCCAAAAGCAACGTTGATCAAACATGTTGTGAATCCTACGGAACACAACAAAGAGCAGAAGAGTCCCGCAAAAGAACCTGAGTCCAAGCCAAAAGCTCCCGCTGAAAAGCGTAGGGTTGTAGTGGTAAAGAAGAAGGTAGTTGTGGTGAAGCCTCAGGCTCGCAAGGAGGCTGAAAAGCCCGAGAAAGAGAAGCAGGAAGGCAAGAAGGCCTCCAAGGATGAAGGTAGCAAGGAAGCATCTGAAAAAAAGAAGACAGCTTCAGATGGCCGCACAAGCAGTGTGGTACGAAAGGCTCATCGTCACAGTGGGTCAGAGAACCTATCCGCTTCTCCCTTGCATAACGGTCCGGTCGTTATCAGACCGACCAATCTGCCGCCGGTTCCTAACCAGGGATTGACGGTCAAGGATCATAAGGAGTTGCAGGATAAAAATCCTGGTGGTATCTCTTCCAAAGAGAGTCCGGTTCCAAGTTCCGGTCCACGTGTAGCCGGTATGGTTGGTGGACGTCCAGCTCCTGGGACCAGACCTCAATACCGCCCCAACAACAACAGGGGTGGATATCAGGGCCAAGACAATCGTGGTCCAGCCAGACCTGCTGGAGCAGGCGGGTATCAGGGCCATGATAATCGCGGTCCAGCCAGACCTGCTGGAACCGGTGGGTATCAGGGCCAGGATAACCGTGGTCCTGCCAGACCTGGTGGATACAGACCTAATACAAATGGTCCGGCAAGGGGTGGCGCCCCATTCCAACGCAGTGGTGGTGGTGGATTCAGAGGACCTGGTGGCCCCCGTCCTCCCTTTGGCGGGCCTCAAGGGGGAGGAGGGAATCGACCCCCTATGCAGGATATGGCTCCTGTAAACCAGCGTACCAACAAAAAAAGCTTCAAAAAGAAGAATAACGCTACTTACAAGAAACGGAATGCTGAGGAAGAGAAGGAATTCCAGATCCAGAGACGCAAGCAACAGGCAGCAGCCAAACTTGCTGCAGTACCCAAGTCCATTGATATGATGGAGGTCATTACAGTAAGTGACCTCGCCAAGAAAATGAACTTGAAAGCTGGAGAGATCATTGCGAAGCTTCTCAAGATGGGCATGATGGTTACCATCAACCAACAGATTGATCACGAAACAGCTGAAATCATCTGTAGCGAATATAACTGTCAGGTAAATCTGGTCTCTCTCTATGATGAAACTTTAATCGTAAGTGAACCGGACAAGGATGAGGACCTGATTGATCGTGCACCAATTGTGACGGTCATGGGACATGTTGACCATGGTAAGACCAAGTTGCTTGATGCAATTCGTTCCACCAAGGTTGCCGAAGGTGAGTATGGTGGGATTACCCAGCATATCGGAGCCTACAAGGTCGATCTTCCAGGAAAAGGGGAGGTTGTCTTCCTCGATACTCCTGGACACGCCGCATTCTCCATGATGCGTGCCCGTGGAGCGCAGGTTACTGACATTGTCATCCTGGTGGTAGCAGCCAATGATGGTGTAATGCCGCAAACCCGTGAAGCCATCGACCACGCTCGTGCAGCCAATGTACCCATCATTGTAGCGATCAACAAGTGTGACCTGCCTGAGGCAAAGCCTGAGCGTGTCATGCAACAGCTCTCTGACCTTGGCCTGATGCCTGAGGCATGGGGCGGACAGACACTGTATTGTGAGATATCTGCACTGAAGAAGATTGGTATTGATGAATTGCTTGATACCATCCTCCTTGAAGCTGAAATGCTCGAACTGAAAGTCAATGCAAACTGCAGGGCTGAAGGAAAGATTATTGAAAGCCGAATCGACCAAGGCAGGGGTATTGTTGCCTCCATCTTGATCGAGCGTGGTACCCTGAGACAGGGAGATCACTATGTTGCAGGTATTTATCCAGGCCGTGTAAGAGCCATGTTTGATGACAAGGGAAACAAGATTGATGAGGCTGGCCCTTCCACTCCTGTTGAGATCATTGGACTCTCGGACATTCCGGGAGCGGGTGATCCGTTCCAGGTCACCGAAGATGAGAGACAGGCCCGCCAGGTTGGTAACAAACGACAGGAGCTTGAGAGAATCGGGGATAGCCGCAATGTGAAAAAGGTTACCCTGGACAATCTCTATACCAAGATCAAGGAAGGTACCATCCAGGAGTTCAATGTTATCATCAAGGGTGATGTACAGGGATCTGTTGAAGCCTTGCAGGGCGCGCTACAGAAGCTCTCCAACGATGAGATCCATCTCAATGTAATCCGTGCAAGTGCCGGTGCAATCATTGAAAGTGATGTTACCTTGGCCAGTGCATCTGAGGCATTGGTTATCGGGTTCAATGTACGCCCGACTCCAAGAGCCCAGGTCCTTGCTGATCAGGAGAAGATTGAAATCCGAAAATACAACATCATTTATGATGTGGTAGATGATATCAGAAGTGCTATGGAAGGCATGCTCAGTCCTGAGGTGCGTGAAGTTGAGATCGGTACTGTTGAAGTCCGTGATACCTTTAAGGTACCCAGAATTGGAACGATTGCCGGATGTATGGTTACCAGTGGAAAGGTCAAGAGAAATGCCTATGCTCGGGTCTTCCGCGAAGATATCCAGCTCACTTCCGACAAGGTCAAGATTTCGAGCTTGAAGCGATTCAAGGATGATGCAAGGGAAGTTGCAGAAGGCTTTGAATGTGGTATTGGACTTGAAAATTTCAACGACTTGCATGTCGGAGATATCCTTGAGATCATTGAGACTGAGGAAATCGCCCGCAAGTTGGTAACAAAAAGTGAATAA
- the bamA gene encoding outer membrane protein assembly factor BamA, producing the protein MNMRKSRRFFCAILIILFSFSLLSAAEEAPWYIGKRIASFSNTGLQNVAESTILDIQYTYLDEPFTDELFNDLQGELYSLDYFSYFLAEAQRTGEGNNELEIVMDFYELPYINQVSIEGNTGIKTKNIEEVLLSGKGTFLQEQNIERSKEEIRKLYEEKGYADIEISSSYEIDETTNIVSLVFTIEENKQKRIGEIIFEGNTTLASDQLEKQLSSKTISYFNSGYYNPSTIETDKKNLITFYQSNGFVDAAISDVRTEDISREDDEYTRLRVIYQIEEGEQWKFGGIEVEGNTVFSDEQFQNLVSMKKGAVLDISRVQKEIEAVTDLYWNNGYIFNLISSDMVRDEEDNVITFILTVQENQQAIVEDIRIEGLTKTKPYVFERELTFSRGDVFSKEALIRSAQNIYNTLIVTDVQFDIINGSEEGTVVPVYTVVEGNQMDIQFGATFGGNVDGFPVSGFLQWSDKNLGGTGRDLAITTNLSPDTQNFSISFTDGWFKDYRWSNGLSFNFERSKKESVLQRGIGSDYYTGHDVAILEDNAYPLGYDSYLSYLAADKALPSNSDLMSYLYYRISLGYNTGYTFMFRPGSLTVGGGLSIGLNFADYNHAVYDPYERLIKAYGDRWQFSNRLSLSFAWDGRDRIENTSKGYYLSQSFTYAGGILGGLSNYIKTSSSASGYVTLFSFELAEKNANVVLGATTTVSAMLPQYYNNKYDTNGWDWYDAKQGATRYEMLYIDGMNTGRGFSVIFDQAYLWDNQVSISWPLAHNVLSAEIYGSATGVSTDLQNIAPSSLAWYYSMGAGIKLKVPGFPLGLYLVKNASFIDDTFAWDGGTIFRGSSEDSGLKLVLAITTTLY; encoded by the coding sequence ATGAACATGCGGAAATCGCGCCGTTTCTTTTGCGCAATTCTTATCATTCTATTTTCCTTTTCTCTGTTGAGTGCCGCTGAAGAGGCCCCCTGGTACATAGGCAAGAGAATTGCATCCTTCTCCAATACAGGCTTGCAAAATGTCGCTGAAAGTACAATTTTAGATATTCAATATACATACTTGGATGAACCTTTTACTGATGAGTTGTTCAATGATTTGCAAGGAGAGCTCTATTCTCTGGATTATTTTTCGTATTTTCTTGCTGAAGCACAACGAACAGGGGAGGGGAACAACGAACTTGAAATCGTCATGGATTTTTATGAATTGCCCTATATCAACCAGGTTTCAATTGAAGGCAATACAGGGATAAAGACGAAAAATATCGAGGAAGTTCTCCTCAGTGGGAAAGGTACATTCCTGCAGGAGCAGAATATTGAACGATCCAAGGAAGAGATCAGAAAGCTCTATGAAGAGAAAGGATATGCCGATATAGAAATTTCATCTTCTTATGAGATTGATGAAACCACAAATATAGTGAGCCTGGTTTTTACCATTGAAGAGAACAAGCAGAAAAGAATTGGAGAGATTATCTTTGAGGGCAATACAACACTTGCAAGTGATCAACTTGAGAAACAACTTTCCTCAAAGACCATCAGTTACTTCAATAGCGGCTATTACAATCCATCAACCATTGAGACTGATAAAAAGAACCTTATCACATTCTACCAGAGTAATGGTTTTGTCGATGCTGCCATTTCAGATGTGAGAACAGAAGATATCAGTAGAGAGGACGATGAATATACACGACTAAGGGTCATTTACCAAATTGAAGAAGGGGAACAGTGGAAATTTGGTGGTATCGAGGTAGAAGGAAATACTGTATTCAGTGATGAACAGTTCCAGAATCTTGTCAGCATGAAAAAAGGGGCTGTCCTCGATATCAGCCGTGTTCAGAAAGAGATAGAGGCAGTGACTGACCTGTATTGGAACAATGGCTACATCTTCAACCTTATTTCCAGTGACATGGTCCGTGACGAAGAAGATAATGTCATCACCTTCATCCTCACTGTACAGGAAAACCAACAAGCCATCGTGGAAGATATCCGTATCGAGGGTCTCACCAAAACGAAACCCTATGTGTTTGAACGCGAATTGACATTCAGTCGCGGCGATGTTTTCAGCAAGGAAGCTTTGATCCGAAGTGCACAGAATATCTACAACACATTGATCGTTACCGATGTACAGTTTGACATTATCAATGGTAGTGAGGAAGGAACCGTTGTTCCTGTCTACACCGTTGTTGAAGGGAACCAGATGGATATCCAGTTCGGGGCAACCTTTGGTGGAAACGTGGATGGGTTCCCTGTCTCAGGATTCCTGCAATGGTCTGACAAAAACCTTGGCGGAACAGGCAGGGACCTGGCGATAACCACCAACCTGAGTCCTGATACCCAGAATTTCTCCATATCATTTACTGATGGATGGTTCAAGGATTACCGTTGGTCGAATGGCTTGAGTTTCAACTTCGAGAGAAGCAAGAAGGAGAGCGTCCTGCAACGGGGAATTGGAAGTGATTACTATACAGGTCATGATGTCGCAATATTAGAAGATAATGCATATCCACTTGGATATGACAGTTATCTCAGTTATCTGGCAGCAGACAAGGCACTTCCTTCGAACTCTGATCTGATGAGTTATCTGTATTACCGAATATCCCTTGGATATAACACTGGTTATACCTTCATGTTCCGTCCTGGCTCCCTCACCGTAGGAGGAGGGCTTTCCATCGGACTCAACTTTGCTGACTATAACCATGCGGTCTATGACCCTTATGAACGATTGATCAAGGCGTACGGTGACCGTTGGCAGTTCAGCAACCGACTCAGCCTTTCCTTCGCCTGGGATGGCCGTGACCGAATCGAAAATACCAGCAAGGGATACTACCTCAGCCAGAGTTTCACCTATGCAGGTGGTATTCTTGGTGGTCTTTCCAACTACATCAAGACCTCTTCGTCTGCAAGTGGATATGTGACCCTCTTCTCATTTGAGCTTGCAGAAAAAAATGCCAATGTTGTGTTGGGTGCAACCACCACTGTCAGTGCAATGCTGCCCCAGTACTATAACAATAAATATGACACAAACGGTTGGGATTGGTACGATGCAAAACAAGGAGCTACCCGCTATGAGATGCTCTATATCGATGGTATGAATACCGGGCGTGGTTTCTCCGTTATCTTTGACCAGGCATACCTTTGGGACAACCAGGTTTCTATCAGCTGGCCTCTTGCCCACAATGTGCTCTCAGCAGAGATCTATGGTAGTGCCACGGGTGTGAGTACCGATTTACAGAACATCGCTCCATCCTCACTTGCTTGGTACTACTCCATGGGAGCAGGTATCAAGTTGAAAGTACCTGGATTCCCACTGGGATTGTATCTGGTGAAAAACGCAAGTTTTATTGATGATACCTTTGCATGGGATGGAGGAACCATCTTCCGGGGTAGCAGTGAAGACAGTGGATTAAAATTGGTTCTTGCGATCACCACAACGCTGTATTGA
- the rbfA gene encoding 30S ribosome-binding factor RbfA has translation MSEYSQKRIEAKLSEAISMLIVKGEVKNPLVSTLCSVSKVELSQDNAYATVFISSVLDDKSLEESVAGLQKASGFIQKRVGAFLKTRNTPVLRFKADISLKEGQKINALIDSLVEDGKES, from the coding sequence ATGAGTGAATATAGCCAGAAGCGAATAGAAGCAAAACTCTCTGAGGCGATCAGCATGCTGATCGTCAAAGGGGAGGTGAAAAATCCCTTGGTCAGTACCCTTTGCTCGGTAAGTAAAGTGGAGCTCTCCCAGGACAATGCTTATGCGACCGTCTTCATCTCCTCGGTTCTTGATGACAAGAGCCTAGAGGAGAGTGTTGCGGGGTTGCAGAAGGCAAGTGGATTCATTCAGAAACGTGTAGGGGCATTCCTGAAAACCCGGAATACCCCTGTACTGAGATTCAAGGCAGACATCTCTCTGAAAGAAGGACAAAAGATCAATGCCTTGATAGATTCATTGGTGGAAGATGGGAAAGAAAGCTAG